In the genome of Gemmatimonadota bacterium, one region contains:
- a CDS encoding DUF302 domain-containing protein has translation MQNSSYGFSRTVPLAYDEAVAATRAALAVEGFGILTEADIRATFRAKLGIDSRPYVILGACNPGLARQALDIEPQLGLLLPCNVIVYAAEAAGESVVAMMDPVAAMSLAGNPALAAFAADVKERLERALRVIGSATVAA, from the coding sequence GTGCAAAACTCGTCGTATGGCTTCTCCCGCACCGTGCCACTCGCGTATGACGAAGCCGTGGCCGCCACGCGTGCCGCACTCGCCGTCGAAGGCTTTGGCATTCTCACCGAAGCCGACATTCGCGCCACCTTCCGGGCCAAACTCGGCATCGACTCGCGCCCGTACGTCATCCTCGGCGCCTGCAACCCCGGATTGGCGCGTCAGGCGCTCGATATTGAACCGCAACTGGGGTTGCTCCTGCCATGCAACGTCATCGTTTACGCGGCCGAGGCTGCGGGTGAGAGTGTCGTCGCCATGATGGACCCCGTCGCCGCAATGAGTCTTGCCGGAAATCCCGCGTTGGCCGCATTTGCCGCCGACGTCAAAGAGCGCCTCGAGCGCGCGCTCAGAGTCATCGGCAGCGCCACCGTCGCTGCGTAG